In Miscanthus floridulus cultivar M001 chromosome 5, ASM1932011v1, whole genome shotgun sequence, one genomic interval encodes:
- the LOC136455293 gene encoding EP1-like glycoprotein 2 produces the protein MARASNRARVLPMLLAVAVLLLEQIALSSADFPLGGQATVQLPPAPCQPGFAARAVVLDAQGHRQPAFVAAVSAAEAGAGRCTCSLVVLLGGVKVWASDHLEKFVPAAMCRLELTEGGQLRLTDGAGKVGWLSGTAGQGVKALHLDCKTGNLVLLDAQNCTRWQSLDDPTDTFLRGQQRRLPVYLIAPTTTKVVSSVFYSFELDGDKIAAYVNFGETRYSYWELAPPANRTMASARLNGSGLRMLDLQGVTVAQITPPVKKPPVSFLALGDDGNLVMYYYDTQHQKFRASYRALGFCELPLSCSVHEVCSSAGKCKDFSEYADRPPARAGNASCDKACMVHLRGVTTVLRTASPLTNVTLRECVVQCARNLSCNAALYVKDDAGVVAAAEHGVCSHYTLTAGAREVTDGSRRYSYWVKFPAAAGGGDEDDDDDSFPGNLSTSTILVICGAIDVVCALVFVVLVALYFRRLRKLAAAVDRVVELQEGEAEGAGEQNDTDSNGSEHN, from the exons ATGGCCAGGGCGAGCAACCGCGCCCGCGTTTTGCCTATGCTGCTCGCCGTGGCCGTGCTTCTCCTCGAACAAATCGCCCTCTCATCGGCAGACTTCCCTCTCGGCGGCCAGGCCACGGTGCAGCTGCCTCCGGCGCCCTGCCAGCCGGGCTTCGCcgcgagggcggtggtgctcgaTGCCCAGGGCCATCGGCAGCCGGCCTTTGTCGCTGCCGTGAGCGCCGCCGAGGCCGGCGCGGGGCGGTGCACGTGCTCGCTGGTTGTCCTCCTGGGCGGCGTTAAGGTCTGGGCCTCCGACCATCTCGAGAAGTTCGTGCCGGCCGCCATGTGCCGGCTTGAGCTCACTGAGGGCGGCCAGCTGCGGCTGACAGACGGCGCCGGGAAAGTCGGGTGGCTGTCCGGCACGGCGGGGCAAGGCGTCAAG GCGCTGCACTTGGATTGCAAGACCGGCAACCTCGTTCTCCTCGACGCCCAGAACTGCACCAGGTGGCAGAGCTTGGACGATCCGACGGACACATTCCTACGCGGCCAGCAGCGCAGACTGCCCGTGTACTTGATCGCGCCCACGACGACAAAGGTGGTGTCCTCGGTGTTCTACTCCTTCGAGCTTGACGGCGACAAGATAGCCGCCTACGTCAACTTCGGGGAGACCAGGTACTCCTACTGGGAGCTCGCCCCTCCGGCCAACCGGACGATGGCATCGGCGAGGCTCAACGGGTCTGGGCTGAGAATGCTGGACCTGCAGGGAGTGACGGTGGCGCAGATCACGCCGCCGGTGAAGAAACCACCGGTAAGCTTCCTGGCACTGGGCGACGATGGCAACCTGGTGATGTACTACTACGACACTCAGCACCAGAAGTTCAGGGCCTCGTACAGGGCACTCGGGTTCTGCGAGCTCCCTCTCTCCTGCAGCGTCCACGAGGTCTGCTCATCCGCCGGGAAATGCAAGGACTTCTCCGAGTACGCCGATCGGCCGCCGGCGCGCGCCGGAAACGCCAGCTGCGATAAAGCGTGTATGGTCCACTTGAGGGGCGTCACCACGGTGCTCCGGACCGCGTCTCCGCTGACCAACGTGACGCTCCGGGAGTGCGTGGTGCAGTGCGCGCGCAACCTCTCGTGCAACGCCGCACTCTACGTGAAGGACGACGCCGGCGTCGTCGCTGCGGCCGAGCACGGCGTGTGTTCGCACTACACGCTGACGGCGGGGGCCAGGGAGGTGACTGATGGGAGCCGCCGGTACAGCTACTGGGTGAAGTTCCctgcagcagcaggaggaggtgacgaggacgacgacgatgacagtTTCCCCGGCAACCTTAGCACTAGCACGATATTGGTGATCTGCGGGGCGATCGACGTGGTGTGCGCCTTGGTGTTTGTGGTGCTCGTAGCCTTGTATTTTCGCCGGCTTCGTAAGCTCGCGGCCGCGGTGGACAGAGTTGTCGAGCTCCAAGAGGGCGAGGCCGAGGGCGCCGGGGAGCAAAACGACACCGACAGTAATGGGTCCGAACACAACTGA